One genomic window of Channa argus isolate prfri chromosome 5, Channa argus male v1.0, whole genome shotgun sequence includes the following:
- the hyal1 gene encoding hyaluronidase-1 — protein MSSFHPQVLLLNLVILASGLQVETSSFAQVPFLTVWNAPTASCLSKYGVDLDLGIFNIVQNQNQTFMGENITIFYAEKLGLYPRYSSQGLAINGGVPQNASLDEHLKVASENIRTFIPDRNFQGLAVVDWESWRPVWERNWDTKQVYWEASRAIVRSKHPDWTPAQVDAEAHVKFEAAGRKFMEETLKLGQQKRPNGLWGFYGFPNCYNYYSNSTNYTGECAAIEVKWNNKLSWLWKVSSALYPDIYLSLNLRSLSKEVLLYTHHRILEAMRAGDQVAPPTPPVYTYARIVYTYSLEFLSEEHLVYTIGESAALGSAGVVLWGDNTFAKSLITCNAIRSYIDNTLGPYLVNVTSAATLCSQTMCSSHGRCQRKNSNSRAYLHLDPAVWKVVSENNPHGWRNYRVLGQMRASEVTFMKSEFQCKCYPGWGGQSCSIPVQG, from the exons ATGAGTTCCTTTCATCCTCAGGTGTTGCTTTTAAATCTGGTCATCCTTGCCTCTGGACTACAGGTAGAAACGTCATCTTTTGCCCAGGTGCCTTTCCTCACTGTGTGGAATGCCCCCACTGCCAGCTGCCTCTCTAAGTATGGCGTGGACCTTGACTTGGGAATTTTCAACATTGTCCAGAATCAAAACCAAACTTTTATGGGAGAAAACATAACTATCTTTTATGCTGAAAAGCTTGGTCTGTATCCCAGATACTCCAGCCAAGGACTGGCTATTAATGGTGGAGTCCCGCAGAATGCTAGTCTGGATGAGCACCTCAAAGTTGCCTCTGAAAATATCCGCACCTTTATTCCTGACAGGAATTTCCAGGGTCTGGCTGTGGTCGACTGGGAGAGCTGGAGACCTGTATGGGAGAGAAATTGGGATACTAAGCAGGTGTACTGGGAGGCATCAAGGGCAATTGTGAGGTCTAAGCATCCAGACTGGACCCCTGCACAGGTAGATGCTGAAGCCCATGTGAAGTTTGAGGCAGCAGGGAGAAAATTCATGGAGGAAACACTGAAACTGGGGCAGCAAAAAAGACCAAATGGGCTGTGGGGTTTCTATGGTTTTCCCAACTGCTACAACTACTACAGTAATAGTACAAACTACACCGGGGAGTGTGCAGCCATCGAAGTGAAGTGGAACAACAAGCTATCCTGGTTGTGGAAAGTTTCTTCTGCTTTGTACCCTGACATCTACCTCAGCCTCAACCTGCGAAGCCTCAGCAAAGAAGTGCTCCTCTATACTCACCACCGCATCCTAGAGGCCATGAGAGCAGGTGATCAGGTGGCTCCTCCAACACCACCTGTGTACACCTATGCTCGGATTGTATATACCTACTCGTTGGAGTTCCTCTCTGAG GAGCACCTGGTCTACACTATTGGAGAGAGTGCTGCTTTAGGATCTGCAGGGGTGGTGCTCTGGGGGGACAACACCTTCGCCAAATCTCTG ATCACTTGTAATGCCATCAGATCCTACATTGACAATACTCTGGGTCCATACCTGGTGAATGTAACATCAGCAGCCACTCTTTGCAGCCAGACCATGTGTTCCTCTCATGGAAGATGTCAGAGGAAGAACTCGAACTCCAGGGCCTACCTTCACCTTGACCCCGCTGTGTGGAAAGTGGTGTCTGAGAACAATCCACATGGGTGGAGAAACTACAGAGTGTTAGGACAAATGCGGGCAAGCGAGGTAACATTCATGAAGTCTGAGTTTCAGTGCAAGTGTTACCCTGGCTGGGGGGGCCAGAGCTGCTCCATACCAGTTCAGGGATAA
- the hyal2a gene encoding hyaluronidase-2 encodes MYWTLWDCKVLLLIVLLWDHLDALELKSTTWPLYSQKPLVLVWNAPTEACGPRHGIYFQLDQFQIVASPNEGFVKQNLTIFYKDRLGSYPYFNPDETPVNGGLPQLASLTQHLGKMQLAMDKYIREREAKGLAVIDWEEWRPLWIRNWETKDVYRRRSRELVRQKNPTWPQEQVAKVAQQEFESSAKTFMLETLKTAKSMRPNQLWGFYLFPDCYNHDYRRTLENYTGRCPDVEVARNEQLKWLWTESTALFPSIYMGKVLRSSTSGRQFVRNRVKEGMRLASSGDGLARPVFVYTQPTYSKSLELLTETDLVYTIGESVALGAAGIILWGDAAYASNKTICSDIHEYLRGHLSQYLLNVSKAAELCSQTLCSSYGRCLRKNPDSNVYLHLNPLNHSIIGEGDKATVIGKLGEAEKIRFKTEFQCQCYSGYQGKGCDQRVPLNQGGTATQSMALALQCVILLILIC; translated from the exons ATGTACTGGACTCTGTGGGATTGTAAAGTACTGCTGCTGATTGTTCTGCTGTGGGACCACCTCGATGCTTTGGAACTGAAGTCCACAACATGGCCACTGTATTCCCAAAAGCCTTTGGTGCTCGTTTGGAATGCCCCGACTGAGGCCTGTGGCCCACGCCATGGCATTTACTTTCAGCTGGACCAATTCCAGATTGTAGCCTCACCCAATGAAGGTTTTGTTAAACAGAACCTCACCATCTTCTACAAGGACCGCTTGGGCTCGTACCCCTACTTTAACCCAGATGAAACACCAGTGAATGGCGGGCTACCACAGTTGGCCAGTCTTACACAGCATCTTGGCAAAATGCAGTTAGCTATGGATAAGTATATACGTGAACGAGAGGCCAAGGGTTTAGCAGTTATTGACTGGGAAGAATGGCGCCCACTCTGGATAAGAAACTGGGAAACCAAAGATGTTTACCGCAGACGTTCTCGTGAGTTGGTGCGTCAGAAGAACCCAACATGGCCTCAAGAGCAGGTGGCAAAAGTAGCTCAACAGGAGTTTGAGAGTTCTGCCAAGACATTCATGCTTGAGACACTGAAGACAGCCAAGAGCATGAGGCCTAACCAGCTGTGGGGGTTCTACCTGTTCCCTGACTGCTACAACCACGACTACCGGCGAACTCTGGAGAACTACACAGGTCGCTGTCCTGATGTGGAGGTAGCTCGCAATGAACAGCTCAAGTGGTTGTGGACTGAGAGCACGGCCCTCTTCCCATCCATCTACATGGGCAAAGTGTTACGCTCTTCAACCTCTGGAAGGCAGTTTGTCCGGAACCGAGTGAAGGAAGGGATGCGTTTAGCATCGTCAGGCGATGGTTTGGCACGTCCTGTCTTTGTGTACACCCAGCCCACCTACTCTAAATCTCTGGAACTGCTGACAGAG ACTGACCTCGTCTACACCATCGGAGAGAGTGTGGCTTTGGGAGCAGCTGGAATCATCCTGTGGGGAGATGCAGCATATGCAAGCAACAAA accATCTGCTCCGACATTCATGAATATCTGCGGGGTCATCTGAGTCAATACCTCCTCAACGTCTCCAAGGCAGCAGAGCTATGCAGTCAGACCTTGTGTAGTTCTTATGGCCGCTGTCTGCGCAAAAATCCAGATAGCaatgtttatttgcatttaaaccCTCTCAACCACAGTATCATCGGGGAAGGCGACAAGGCGACAGTCATCGGTAAGCTTGGTGAAGCAGAGAAGATACGTTTTAAAACAGAGTTTCAATGCCAGTGCTACAGCGGCTATCAGGGAAAAGGCTGTGATCAGAGAGTCCCACTAAACCAAGGAGGGACAGCAACTCAATCTATGGCATTAGCACTGCAATGTGTGATCTTACTGATTCTTATCTGTTAG